GATACTGTCACAAGTGAAGTGAATCGTAAGTAAACAGTATTAACGGAATCAGTCAGCTATTTGCAACAAGCTATCTAGCTTCACCTTCTTCTCAAAGGTGTTGAATCAGCTGCAAACAATAAGAATAGTGACTGTGCGAATGTAACATCCCTCATATTCTTGTAAATGAAACACTAACACATGTAGAAATCCTTCATGTACTTACAGGAGGTCATGTTCTACCTACTGAATAATGTCTTCTATTTGATCCACATTGTTCTTTGGTATTTTAATATGAGACATGACTGTTGGGCATTGCACTAATCTCACACAGTTTAGCGAGAACATGAGAAAAACTCTTCAGTTAAGTAGCCTGCAGTTGTGAAATCATCTACCAAGTTCTCTACAAGTAGCAGCAACAGACTtttcattacagaacacgaacaccATTACAGATGGATTGGCGAGAAGTTCAGAGTCATAGCTGAAACATTCAGTTACCTACACTCAGTCATGGATGGCTTCacatatagaaatttaaaaaaaaaaatgtagttggcAACCACCtttatagcaactggaatacccaCATGCAATATGAAAACTTATATGTACAAGTGGCTGAATCTCTATAACCAATAAAAACAGGTTAAATGTTATCTGGAACGTTTTCCTCAACTATCTCCTTCTAGAGCATTTACTGTTTTTACTGAAACACGCTGCACACAAGAATGCTGCAGATGACGTTAGAATAAATATAAAACAGGGCTAAAAGTTTACTTTACACATTCTTGCATCCTAACATAACACTAAATAATGAGTActttatgaaaaattaaaaaatattcataataaaaatttcaaaaacctgaacgaaaaattcattaaaaacagaaaaatcaaaacacataaaaatttgtaaaattacacattttcaaaaattttcaaaacatcTTGTTGAGGgaaatttcatctcaaatcattaGATGTTTAGCTTTAAAGTTCCCACTTTAAATGTTCAAATTTAGTTGAGACACATACACTGATGCGCTTTCTTTTAACTTACAAAATCTAAGATGAGAATACAaagattttattttactgtttaagttttttttaatttggaatgtCACAAAATAATAACTTCCTTGTTATATTACCAGATCAACTAATACAATTATAAATAGTATCTTCTACACTCCAGCTAACTGTATTCTGTTAATACTTATtactaaaaacttaaaaaatagctTTTTTATGATTCTTTATGAAGTATTTGCTCGAAAACACTAatcacaaaatttatgaaaatttcacAATATGCTCTTTTGTTAATGTGTTAGTAGTATTTTTCTatgtaaaattttagaaatttttctaCATCCGGTATATTTTGCATCATTGAATTTCTAATGTAAAATATCCATGCAGCTTATAGCGAAAATCGTGAAAAAGTCAAAAAGGCTAAAAGATGTGTGACAGAATCAGTAAGAGAAGCATATCACCTAATGAAGAAGGAGAGGCCAGATTTAAAAACTAGTCTCATAAAATTCTACTCCTTATAACCAAAATGAGTAAAATGCCATGTATATatatttactgcactaatttgtAACTTATTTGTTCCACCACAAGTAGTGTTACAGGGAAGAAGTACACAGAGATCAGCCTAATTCTTTTATGTACATCGAGAGCCACAACATAAATGCTGGTTGGAGGAGTTTGCATTGGGGCATGGTGCTGAAGAGATGACCTCTACACCTTCAGGATACTGAAAGTGATGTAACCTATGCATTGTGGGATGGAGGAGAGTTAGTGAAGAAAACAATGGAGCTACGGAAGTTTGTTACAGAGTTTAGGCATTGGATCGTGAAAGGAGTAGCTCATCATCATATCAGCAGGATTAAGAGACAGGCTTTATCAAAATTAAAATCAGCCAGATTccagaatactgacacattagttcttcatttcgtctttgctcagaactggtctgttgctttgcagaacTAAGTTAAAatttaccactggcacacatcGCAAGTGTCAATATTCACATGTGTTGCTCACTTCTTTGTAACATCACATTGTTTTGCTATTGTCAGTAATGATCTTATTCACAACAGTACACATGCATGCTATGATGTcaacacaataactgatgatgtggTACCTAGAGCCCATACAGTTCCCAAACATGTATGTGACTGATGGTGGTGGATCTCATTTTAAAAACCGCTTTCAGCTTTATGAGGGTGGGAAACACTGTGAGGGATTAAGacaataaaatgtatattttcagcaacaggtcatgGATAAAGTGCATGTGATAGGGTTTGAGATCTCTGTAAACAACTTGCAAGAAGATTTAATCTCTAGCATGAAGCTGTTGATGCTATAAGAGATGCTGCTGGATTTATGCAGACCATAACAAAATTACTACAAAAGATGAAAGCCTTACTTTTGAATGAAAGTACATTAGGTGAATTCCGCTTAAAAAAGGGACAAGATCGTCTGTTATGAAGCCAGTGGAAGGAATTCGGTCAAGTCACTACTGGCTTGCATCCCAGAGTGGCATATACATTGCAAGAACAGTTCATCATGAAATGCAGGCTAATACTTTGTGTGAAATACAGAGAGCTCAGTATACTTTAGAAGACTCTGTTGGCAGCGGCTTCATTTATTGTGTGTATGACAATCAGCAGCTGGTGGGACAAATAATTAGCATCTCTCATGAGCTGCAAGATTAGCTGTTTCCTTTATGACACCTCATGATCTGGCAAATTCTTTCAAATGGCCGTCATCaacagatcaatgtgtagttcccaTTTTCCAAGTACTACTATTGTTGGATCATCCTTGTCCATCTGCAAATTCAGCTTGGTTATGCAAGTTCAATTAGGAGCAGATGAAAAAAAGGACAGATGATATTTTCTCAGCAATGCAGTGTGGATTGTTACAGtgtaggcaattttaattcatggaatTATTAAAGGAAGTAAAATCATgataaaagacaataaaaatttgtgattaatatcagaaacagaaaaaagtATAGACTAAGCTATTTTCTGtacctaatttttaaataaaatgtttgaacaaAATTAACAGTTATAATGCTATGAAATAGTGGTTTTGACTAAGCTATACCAGTTTTGCATTACATATACTCAACATCAgcaattaatttaaattttaaagtgtttAGGAAATTTTGACCTTGAAAGTAGCTAGTTCTAACATAAGAATTTCCGATATTTTGCTCTACAGAATAATGCGCACTCTGATTGCACTTCCCACAAGTTCAATGACCAACAAATGCACCATGCAATTTTTACAATATTCAGAATGCTGATTATGGagaaaataatttttacagaatcaaatattttcagattcactcatttttatgaagaaatattttcataCTTTAATAATTTCAGGCATTTTTCCATAGCTGACCATTTCTCAAGACATTTAACATCCTGAGACAactcatcccccccatgaaccatggaccttgccattggtggggaggcttgcgtgcctcagcgatacagatagccgtaccgtaggtacaaccacaacggagggctatctgttgagaggccagacaaacgtgtggttcctgaagaggggcagcagccttttcagtagttgctagggcaacagtctggatgattgactgatctggccttgtaacattaaccaaaacggccttgctgtgctggtactgcgagcggctgaaagcaaggggaaactacggccgtaatttttcccgaggacatgcagctttactgtatgattaaatgatgatggcgtcctcttgggtaaaatattccggaggtaaaatagtcccccattcggatctccgggcgaggactactcaagaggatgtcgttatcaggagaaagaaaactatcgttctacggatcggagcatagaatgtcagatcccttaatcgggcaggtaggttagaaaatttgaaaagggaaatggattggttaaagttagatatagtgggaattagtgaagttcggtggcaggaggaacaagacttttggtcaggtgactacagggttatcaacacaaagtcaaataggggtaatgcaggagtaggtttaataatgaataggaacataggagtgcgggtaagctactacaaacagcatagtgaacgcattattgtggccaagatagacacgaagcccacacctactacagtagtacaagtttatatgccaactagctctgcagatgacgaagaaattgaagaaatctatgatgaaataaaagaaattattcacatagtgaagggagacgaaaatttaatagtcatgggtgactggaattcgtcagtaggaaaagggagagaaggaaacgtagtaggtgaatatggattggggctaagaaatgaaagaggaagccatctggtagaattttgcacagagcacaacttaatcatagctaacacttggttcaagaatcatgatacaaggttgtatacatggaagaaccctggagatactaaaaggtatcagatagattatgtaatggtaagacagagatttaggaaacaggtgttaaattgtaagacatttccaggggcagatgtggattctgaccacaatctattggtagattaaaactgaagaaactgcaaaaaggtaggaatttaaggagatgggacctcgataaactgaaagaaccagaggttgtacagaatttcagggagagcataagggaacaattgacaggaatgggggaaagaaatacagtagaagaagaatgggtagctttgagggatgaagtagtgaaggcagcagagggtcaagtaggtaaaaagacgagggctagcagaaatccttgggtaacagaagaaacattgaatttaattgatgaaaggagaaaatataaaaatgcagtaaatgaagcaggcaaaaaggaatacaaacatctcaaaaatgagatcgacaggaagtgcaaaatggctaagcagtgatggctagaggacaaatgtaaagatgtagaggcttatctcactaggggtaagatagatactgcctacaggaaaattaaagagacctttggagatcggagaaccacttgtataaacatcaagagctcagatggaaacccagttctaagcaaagaatggaaagcagaaaggtggaaggagtatatagagggtctatacaagggcgatgtacttgaggacaatattatggaaatggaagaggatgtagatgaagatgaaatgggagatacgatactgcgtgaagagtttgacagagcactgaaagacctgagtcgaaagaaggcccccggagtagacaacattccattggaactactgactgccttgggagagccagttctgacaaaactctaccatctggtgagcaagatgtatgaaacaggcgaaataccctcagacttcaagaagaatataataattccaatcccaaagaaagcaggtgttgacagatgtgagaattaccgaactatcagtttaataagccacagctgcaaaatactaacacgaattctttacagacgaatggaaaaactagtagaagccgacctcggggaagatcagtttggattccgtagaaatactggaccacgtgaggcaatgctgaccttatcacttatcttagaacaaagattaaggaaaggcaaacctacgtttctagcatttgtagacttagagaaggcttttgacaacgttgactggaatactctctttcagattctgaaggtggcaagggtaaaatacagggagcgaaaggctatttacaatttgtacagaaacgagatggcagttataagagtcgagggacatgacagggaagcagtggttgggaagggagtaagacagggttgtagcctctccccggtgttattcaatatgtatattgagcaagcagtaaaggaaacaaaagaaaaattcggagtaggtattaaaatccatggagaagaaataaaaactttgaggtttgccgatgacattgtgattctgtcagagacagcgaaggacttggaagagcagttgaacggaatggatggtgtcttgaagggaggatagaagatgaacatcaacaaaagcaaaacgaagataatggaatgtagtcgaattaagtcgggtgacgttgagggtattagattaggaaatgagacacttaaagtagtaaaggagttttgctatttggggagcaaaataactgatgatggtcgaagtagagaggatataaaatgtagactggcaatggcaaggaaagcatttctgaagaagagaaatttgttaacatcgagtatagatttaaatttcaggaagtcatttctgaaagtatttgtatggagtgtagccatgtatggaagtgaaacatggacgataactagtttggacaagaagggaatagaagctttcgaaatgtggtgctacagaagaatgctgacgattagatgggtagatcacataactaatgaggaggtactgaataggattggggagaagaggagtttgtggcacaacttgaccagaagaagggatcggttggtaggacatgttctgaggcatcaagggatcaccaatttagtattggagggcagcgtggagggtaaaaatcgtagggggagaccaagagatgaatacactaagcagattcagaaggatgtaggttgcagcaggtactgggagatgaagaagcttgcacaggatagagtagcatggagagctgcatcaaaccagtctcaggactgaagaccacaacaacaacaccgtaaCAACGAGACAACTCATATTTTCGAAATCTAATTTTGAAGTTCActaaaagttacaaattttcatagtttattaTTCTAAATCAAAGATGAATAAAAGCTCAGAAGTGTGTTAACCATGTGTGATGTATTGTGACTGAGGTTTTTAGTaagaataatttcagatttttaccaatagttttttattacaatttgttttattttcccATTTTTAGGACATTTCCATAAATACCCTCATGTAGAGTGGTCTATGATATTTCAACAAATCATCAGAAAGTCAAAATATTTTAGGTTATGAGAGGTGTCTCGTAGAAATTCAACATATATTTCTATTAGAAAACTTTGAAATGATGTGAGATATTCACCCTTGACCTGTGTTAACTGAGATGAAATCGTCGAGCATAAAAGAAGAATTAGAAACTACAAATGTGTGAATATTTCACATATTGTTCTTAAAGAATAGTAGAAAAGagctaaaatttttttaaaaattatgatatAGTATCtattttaataattaaaaatgtgTGATGAATCTTAAAACTCTAAAATATAAAATCCTGAATAACCCTGAACAAAACTTcataatacaaaaaatattaaaaactcctTTTTAGGAAAATACTTAAAAAATCAAATGTTGAACAAAAATTTAGAACACAAATCTAGCACTAGAAATTCGCCAATTTATGAAAGTCTTAAAATATTAAAGCTACTAATTACATATATAGTTATAATATACATATATGTAGTACAAACTTTAGGCACTTGAGGCAttagtaaattatatatatatatatatatatatatatatatatatatgtgtgtgtgtgtgtgtgtgtgtgtgtgtgtgtgtgtgtgtattacacaTAACACTGTCTCATCTGAAGTACTGTGGGGAGAAGCATCACCTAGCTCTCATTGCAATGGGGATTTAtgaaaggagatgaacagagaggaggagatgaacaaaaagaGGGGGAAGCATGAGATGGGAAGTGACATGGGGaaaagaaggtggacagagagatagggaggagtagatggaaagagaaggggaggaggagattgaacaGAGGGGGCAGGAGCAGGTGACCAAGAGTGGGGGAGGAATAGATGGGAAGAGAGAAGggaagaagaaatggacagagagaaagatagaggacatggacagaaagagggaagaggaaaatggatagagagaggggaagaggatatggacagaaagaggggggaggagatggacatacaGCAGTGGAGGAGGAGAAAGACAGATTGATTGGGGAAGAGGAGTCTGTGCAAACAAAATATGTGGCACACATGTGCGTGGTCGAATCCATAGGTAAGAAGCTtgtaggaataaaataaaataaagaaacaaaaattagttaatattCTCAAACTAAGGCAATTTAGAGAACCTTAGTCAGTTATCTAACTTTGTGAGAAACTGATCAATttatacagaagaaagtaatagagcAGAAGAATTTGTCAATTAGTAATGATGCACTGAATTTCTCATGTAATATTTCAGATGCTAAAGATCTAGTGCCCAGAAAAATATCAAAACTAAGCAAAACTACGTTAAATTCCTTAAAAGTAATACTGTACCTTTTATTGAAGTAAAACGTGATAAACCTTTGACTTTAGCATCTACAGTTTTCAAAAAGTTAGAAATAATTGGAAATGTTGACGTGAAAGCCTGTAAAGCGTTATAATCTCTAAGAGATGCAACTTCACCTCAATACAAAGGAAGTAGTATGAACGTCTCTAGAGTCTTTGGGTATTACGGATAAAAGGGTCAAATGGTATGATACaaacatgatttttgaagtgcaatATGTGAATACACTGCTGTATCTGTCCAAATCATCATATTATAAATGCATGATGTAACACACTGACTACACAATATTTCTGTTTCACAGATGTTGTGGGTGTTTGGAAAGTAAAATACCTGAATGAAACAGCACTTCAGTGAATCCTTGTGCAATACAGGATGGGGCATACTACATATCTCATTATTATGAGTATTATATATATTTTCTGGAGGTGTCCTCTGGTACACTTTAACTTTAGTGGTCAGAAACATCAGTGGTGGATTATAATGAGAGATACCAAACACTTGTGGCATTTAGCGATGCTGATTTACAATTCCTGTGTTGATCGTAAGTACTAGAGTTCCTGACTGTTTAATAGAAGTATTTTGTTCGTTTTGGGCAAAAAATATGTATTTGCTACTGTTTGAGCTTGTAGAACTTACAACTTCTCAATTCCGCCTATGATAGATAGTTGTAGTTTTGGTCATGCAGATTGCAGTGACTTGTTGTTTCTATGACTTTACATCTGGTTTTTGAAGACCGTTTGTAAGAACTCCATTGTTGCACTACTAAGTCCTCGTGACCTACTGATGACTACTTTATCGCCTTCTTCCTCCATGCCCTAAAGGATTTGCTTTATTTCCCAACAGAAGATGCTGCAACTCTGAGGACACAGTTTGTACTACTCTGCCAAAACGAGTTACAAACCTGAATGCACTTGGAAGTGTTTTTCAAGCCTAAGGTTCATAAAAAAGACCTCACACCACAGGGTAGCGTTTTCTTTCTTTCCAGTGTACTAAAGTGACCAAGCTCAAGTGTACTCACTAGGTGTTACATAAATCTGTGTTTCCAGCGCTTCTGCTCAAATCATTGAAAAGCATTTATAGTGTTGATATTGGCTACACATAAGACAAAATAAGTAAAGTAAAGTGGGTACAGTTGTGGTGATGATGCTGCTTGGGACTACTGTGATGATAaagttgggcccgcatctcgtggtcgtgcggtagcgttctcgcttcccacgcccgggttcccgggttcgattcccggcggggtcagggattttctctgcctcgtgatggctgggtgttgtgtgctgtccttaggttagttaggtttaagtagttctaagttctaggggacttatgaccacagcagttgagtcccatagtgctcagagccatttttgataaagttGGATTTAGTGTGACGAACAGACCAATCAACAAAGCCCTTTCTGGATATCAACATACATATATTGTAGTGTCATGGGATTGTTGCCACATACGAAATTGTTAGGATGATTTTCCGTGAACACATATTAGCTGTGAGAACAAGTGGTTTCAGACTGATGTGCCCTCTGGGGAAAACAGGGACTGCGGTGTCGGACAAAGAGGTGGATCACGGTATATGCTATGGACGACACCTTTCACGGCAAAAACatgaagaccagtatcagaatgAAAGAGGCCATGTTTTCTGAGTTTGAATGTGAGTGCCTAGGGTGCTGCAGTGCGATAGATGTGGCGTTATGGATGAAAATTGGTGGATTGCCTTTATTATATGCAGTTAAAACAATAACAAAATCATGAAGAATCACTACCTACTCCTTGCAGTGCCTCACTAATTTCCCTTGCTTTGTTTGCCATTACCTCTTTCAATTACTCTTAACATTTGTTTGTAGGTAGTCAATACCTTGATTTTCTCAATTAACTCTCTTCTTCTCATCTTCCTTCCTCCTCTAGATCAGTTTATTTTCATTGATTCTCTTTCCTTATTTTTAAATAGTGAAGTAGTGAAATACAGTTTTGGATTAGCTACTTATAAAAggagtaattttttaatgtgctgtgaattgtagcaaaaataataataactatgtAACATGTGCTGCCCTTATTTTTAGGGAGCAGTGCGTGTGTAAAAACACAatctaataaaaataaataaattcaaactaaTATTATAAATGTTTCTTACGTTTTCAAGACTAACATGCTGAACTGATTTcgatggagatagcttgaactatGAAGACGAACACAGGCTACTTGAGAAAGCTACTGTACAAGACACTTACTGATGCGAAAAATTTTACATGAATTAGggcaaaatatttactctttgacaaAGCTCTTGGCTTACTAACTTTTGATCtttttcatatttgtgaaaatgattttaCTGGTTGATGCATGTTATGTGATaccattcaaaataatgaatacaaAGCTTTAACTATCTTcattgtgtttaatccatacttggaCACTATCTGTTGTATAATGTACACACTGTATAATGCATAGTTACTCCAATAGCAGAATGCATACATGCACACCCCTACCGATGCCCCTCTGTTGCAGTGATGCTGCACATACCGACACATTATGCACTGGGACAGCTTGGGAGGGGGGAGATTATGGCTCCTATCATGGCTCCTATCATGAGCTGTGCTTACCTGAACAGGCAGACATGTGAGGACAGCTGATGTTATTACACATACTGTAACTTAATTACCATCACATATCCTAGCAACACTATTTATATGCAAGTACAGCTATGGGCAACAGCTGCTAAACATAAACTAGTAGTTTTCTTCAGAATACCTGGATATGATGGTGGCAGGTGTCAGTGCTGGTAGGTATAGAAGTAACTCACCACTTTGCTGGGTTTAACAGCTGCCTCTGCTTTGCTGGGAGCCGGTGCAGCCTCTACTTTGCTGGGAGTCGGCGCAGCTTCTGCTTTGCTAGGTGTTGGTGCAGCCTCTACTCTACTAGGTTTCGGTCCTGTTTCTGCTTCCGCTTTGCTTGGAGATGGTGCTACTGCCGCTTTGCTAGTAGATGGTGGAACAGCTGCCTGACTAGCAGATGGTGGTACCGCAGCTTTACTAGCAGACGGGGGTACTGCCGCTTGGCTAGCAGAGGGTGGCACAGCTGCTTTGCTAGCAGATGGCGGTACCGCAGCCTGGCTAGCAGATGGTGGTGGTGCCACTTTGCTGGGAGACGGTGCAGCCTCAGCTTCAGCTGGAGGTGCTGCAGCTTCGCCCTGTGGGGGCGCTTCCGGTGCTGCTCCTTCCTCGTCTGCCATAGTTCTGTCCAAACAAGAATAACACTCATCTTAGTTGATCTCAGTTATTAATTGAATTCCTGGCTTCGCCCATTTACAACTTAATCTTAGTATTATGTTAGATGAAACTAGATAAGAATATTagttaagaaaaacaaaacaaattatctATAATGTAAATGCAAACTCAGTTCATTCAGATGTTTCACATGTATTAATACAtaccaataatttttaaatgaaatcatcaAAAATCAATAGTAATAGTgtactgctggccattaaagttgTAATGCAAAGatggatagcaaataacgaaacttTACTCGTTATGAGTATAGAGTGTTGCAGGGCTAACACATGATCAAATTTGTAGATGATTTAGGGCTGCACAGACTGCTTAACTAAACAGTGGATTCGAAATGAGTTTGGATGACAAGTATGCACATTCCCAAttgtcacagccggccgaagtggccgtgcggttaaaggcgctgcagtctggaaccgcaagaccgctacggtcgcaggttcgaatcctgcctcgggcatggatgtgtgtgatgtccttaggttagttaggtttaactagttctaagttctaggggactgatgaccacagcagttgagtcccatagtgctcagagccatttgaaccattttttgaattgtcaGAATATGACGGTACTTAATGCTCACAGGAATGCTATTCAACATGATCGTTTTGGAGATTCAGGTTTTATGATGTGGGGAACATGATGCTGCATGGGTGTTCTGAcctacaaatctttgaacatggcacACTcgctggtcaacgttattgtgactctCTACGCCTCCCTCATTTGCGTCTTCTCAGTGGTGCATTCGCTCCTGAATTGGTTTTTAAGGATAGTCAGTGCAAAATCGAATCGAACAGCGCTGGTGGAGGATctggaggatattcggcgaatgtacTAGCCTGTCCTTTCCTTCGATTTTAattccatcgagcacatgtgaaatGCGTTGGAGAGATCTGTCGCAGCATATCGACATGCACCAACGGCCATACAGCAGCCGCCAACTGCGCTGGTAGAGGAATGGTATGCCCTAACACAAGAATCTCCAACAATCTTGTGCCCACCATTGGAGCAGGTTATATAGTGTGCAGCTCTGTTCTTTGTTAACACACACCCTATGGAGAATCCTGTACtcccttttttaatgtccaggcgACCATCATGAATCGTGACTGAAGTGTAATTGTTCTCTTTGAACAAAGGTGTCAATTCTTTTCGTctgactgcgtatttctttcagttaccttctatattAAACTGTAGCAGTTCTCTCTATGTACAATTCAAGTTTCATTGAagtatgttacttggcagcgatACATCATGTCAAAGTTAGTTTCGCCCTTAAGCTTTGTGCACCagtgtacactgatgagctaaaacattacgaCTGCTTGCttcatagcttgtttgtccatctttggaacgaaatgcagggcgagtcaaaagtcctttgacatcttcataagttggaagattaaagggaaaattgaaatgtgatgatgggaacataggtttgacgttgggccgcaacttttggagtgtaTGTCATtcatggcagccatcttgaaatcagccattttggattcaagtcattttttttaatgggaaggggggtttattacacatcaaataacactcgcttgagctctggaactgagtggtgtaatttgtacagtttagaagttattaatgttcgaagttaccttgataccgactcatgtctctctttgt
This portion of the Schistocerca nitens isolate TAMUIC-IGC-003100 chromosome 7, iqSchNite1.1, whole genome shotgun sequence genome encodes:
- the LOC126195643 gene encoding skin secretory protein xP2-like — its product is MADEEGAAPEAPPQGEAAAPPAEAEAAPSPSKVAPPPSASQAAVPPSASKAAVPPSASQAAVPPSASKAAVPPSASQAAVPPSTSKAAVAPSPSKAEAETGPKPSRVEAAPTPSKAEAAPTPSKVEAAPAPSKAEAAVKPSKVEAGEGETPSTEKEPQRKSRSKMSVTAGSRISVLAGQRPVRMKAGTTATIFWYQGNK